A DNA window from Arachis duranensis cultivar V14167 chromosome 3, aradu.V14167.gnm2.J7QH, whole genome shotgun sequence contains the following coding sequences:
- the LOC107481715 gene encoding polygalacturonase inhibitor 2, whose product MIKHKQIKTMATTNISMLLLPIVLLLIWVSPAALSCSPHEKKALLQIKQELGNPSKLSSWNASTDCCSWNGIQVECSNTKPYHVSQLELYGLDLPGPVNIPPSIFNLLDLEQLSLFEMPNLTGPIPSQITNLKKLQILYIFSTSVSGPIPDSLAQIKTLWSINLYGNNLSGTLPPSLPSLPTIHVIFLDNNRISGPIPDSYGSFASKNLVTLAMSHNLLSGKIPASLKGLDVYFLDLSWNRLEGDGSVLFGAEKSTEDIRLAGNLFSFDIGKVEFGRNISRLNLKHNRIYGKLPEGLTKLQHLTRLNVSYNQLCGPIPQGGRLQGYFPIDASSFASNKCLCGPPLPPCK is encoded by the coding sequence ATGATCAAgcacaaacaaattaaaacaatgGCAACCACCAATATCTCCATGCTCCTTCTTCCCATAGTCCTGCTTCTCATATGGGTGTCTCCTGCAGCACTCTCCTGCAGCCCACATGAGAAGAAAGCCCTCCTCCAAATAAAGCAAGAACTGGGCAACCCAAGCAAGCTCTCATCCTGGAACGCATCCACCGACTGCTGCTCCTGGAACGGGATACAAGTAGAATGCTCCAACACCAAACCTTACCATGTCAGTCAACTAGAGCTCTATGGGCTGGACCTCCCCGGCCCAGTTAACATCCCTCCCTCCATATTCAACCTTCTTGATCTTGAACAACTCTCCCTATTTGAAATGCCCAACCTAACAGGCCCAATACCTTCCCAGATCACAAACCTAAAAAAGCTTCAGATCCTCTACATATTCAGCACCAGCGTCTCAGGCCCGATACCCGACTCCCTGGCCCAAATCAAGACTCTCTGGTCCATTAACCTCTACGGCAACAACCTCTCCGGCACACTCCCTCCCTCTCTCCCCTCACTACCAACCATCCACGTGATCTTTCTCGATAATAACAGGATCTCCGGCCCAATCCCAGACTCGTATGGTTCTTTCGCGTCAAAGAACCTGGTGACGCTGGCTATGTCTCACAACTTGCTATCGGGGAAGATTCCGGCGTCGCTGAAGGGGCTAGACGTGTATTTTCTGGATCTGTCATGGAACAGGCTTGAAGGCGATGGGTCGGTGCTGTTCGGAGCGGAGAAATCTACCGAAGACATAAGGCTTGCTGGAAATTTGTTTTCGTTTGATATCGGGAAAGTGGAGTTTGGTAGGAACATATCGAGGCTGAATCTGAAGCACAATCGCATTTACGGGAAGCTCCCTGAGGGACTGACGAAGCTGCAGCATTTAACGAGATTAAATGTGAGCTATAATCAACTGTGTGGACCCATTCCCCAAGGGGGCAGGCTGCAAGGCTACTTCCCCATTGATGCGTCTTCCTTCGCAAGTAACAAGTGCTTGTGTGGGCCACCCCTCCCTCCATGCAAGTGA
- the LOC107481516 gene encoding polygalacturonase inhibitor 2-like — protein MFNYSSTIFRLCFLLQVLLVVTPLVSAERCHPEDKKALLQIKNDLNNPTALSVWNPATDCCHYNQWKGVTCSAQNHRVFALNLSHIHIHHGPLPIPSSIAALPYLSVIQIMSVSNLIGPIPTSITTLDLNHLQISNISLSGTIPAFLSNLNNLITLELSNCNLSGPIPPSLISRMPNLDGLTLSGNSLNGSIPDSFWSFSNQFLYLDLANNRLSGYIPKSLENQNVAFVFLNDNMFEGDASFLFKSNRSTRIDLSKNKLAFDFGRVESFNDLLIALDLRYNKIYGKIPEAIKSLHVEKFNVSHNNLCGKIPTGGVLSSITDASAYAHNKCLCGTPLLPCSRDS, from the coding sequence ATGTTTAATTACTCCTCAACCATATTCCGCTTGTGCTTCCTCCTGCAAGTATTATTAGTAGTAACACCACTAGTATCAGCTGAGAGATGCCACCCTGAAGACAAGAAGGCACTTCTCCAAATCAAGAATGACCTCAACAACCCAACCGCCCTCTCTGTATGGAACCCAGCCACCGACTGCTGCCACTACAACCAATGGAAAGGCGTCACCTGCAGCGCCCAAAACCACCGCGTCTTCGCCCTCAATCTCTCCCACATTCACATCCACCACGGCCCCCTTCCCATCCCTTCCTCCATCGCTGCCCTACCTTATCTTAGTGTTATCCAAATCATGTCCGTCTCCAACCTCATAGGCCCCATCCCCACCTCCATCACCACCCTCGACCTCAACCACCTCCAAATCTCCAACATCTCTCTTTCCGGCACCATTCCCGCCTTCCTCTCCAACCTCAACAACCTCATCACCTTGGAACTCTCCAACTGCAACCTCTCCGGACCCATCCCACCCTCCCTAATCTCTCGTATGCCCAACCTCGACGGCCTCACCCTCTCCGGCAACTCCCTCAACGGTTCAATCCCGGACTCTTTCTGGTCCTTCTCCAACCAATTCCTGTATCTCGATCTCGCGAATAACCGTCTGTCGGGGTATATACCAAAGTCGTTAGAGAATCAGAATGTGGCGTTTGTGTTCCTGAACGATAACATGTTTGAGGGTGATGCGTCCTTCTTGTTTAAATCAAACAGGAGCACAAGGATAGATCTCTCGAAGAACAAGCTGGCATTTGATTTTGGAAGAGTGGAGAGCTTCAATGACCTCTTGATCGCGTTGGATCTGAGGTACAACAAAATATATGGCAAGATTCCAGAAGCGATAAAGTCCCTCCACGTTGAAAAGTTCAATGTGAGTCACAACAATCTGTGCGGTAAGATTCCAACCGGAGGCGTCTTGTCCAGTATCACCGATGCGTCTGCGTATGCTCACAACAAGTGCTTGTGTGGCACTCCGCTTCTACCCTGCAGCAGAGACAGTTAA
- the LOC107481714 gene encoding polygalacturonase inhibitor 2 has translation MMHSSTIFQICFLLQLVLTPLSASTTQRCHPEDQKALLQIKKDLNNPAALSSWQTTTDCCRHWKWVSCDRGKTHRVNSLSLENIDMNPHPLPMPASVSALPYLTILGFGPGNFTGPIPSSIVNLKSLHTLQITSTLLSGTIPEFLSQITTLTDLSLSFNNLSGEIPASLSRLSHLQSLDLQSNSLSGPIPDIFDSFPNFTFVYLSSNQLSGKIPKSMGNINVTYLYLDNNKLEGDASMLFGSKKDTWTINLANNKKLAFDLGKVEFSYELQILNLSHNEIYGNIPEVLTAVRDLVSVDLSYNNLCGKIPTGLSSIAGASAFAHNKCLCGSPLPSCSRRRSF, from the coding sequence ATGATGCATTCCTCAACCATATTCCAGATCTGCTTCCTCCTCCAACTAGTGCTAACACCACTCTCTGCTTCAACAACACAGCGATGCCACCCTGAAGACCAGAAGGCGCTTCTCCAAATCAAGAAGGACTTGAACAACCCAGCCGCCCTCTCCTCATGGCAGACCACCACCGACTGCTGCCGCCACTGGAAATGGGTGAGCTGCGACAGAGGCAAAACCCACCGTGTCAACTCTCTCAGCCTCGAAAACATAGACATGAACCCCCACCCTCTTCCCATGCCAGCTTCTGTCTCCGCCCTCCCTTACCTTACCATTCTCGGATTCGGCCCCGGCAACTTCACCGGCCCCATTCCAAGCTCCATCGTCAACCTCAAAAGCCTTCACACCCTCCAGATCACCAGCACCCTCCTCTCCGGCACCATCCCGGAGTTCCTGTCCCAAATCACCACCCTCACCGACTTAAGTCTCTCCTTCAACAATCTCTCCGGCGAGATCCCCGCCTCCTTGTCTCGCCTCTCCCACCTCCAATCCCTCGACTTACAGTCCAACAGCCTCAGCGGACCGATCCCGGACATATTCGACTCCTTCCCAAACTTCACCTTCGTGTATCTCAGCTCGAACCAACTCTCCGGGAAGATACCAAAGTCGATGGGGAATATAAACGTGACGTATTTGTACCTGGACAACAACAAGCTAGAGGGTGACGCTTCCATGCTCTTTGGGTCCAAGAAGGACACGTGGACGATAAACCTTGCAAATAATAAGAAGCTGGCCTTTGATCTGGGAAAAGTGGAGTTCTCGTATGAGCTTCAAATATTGAATCTGAGTCACAATGAAATCTACGGGAACATCCCGGAGGTACTAACGGCGGTGAGAGACTTGGTTTCGGTGGACCTGAGCTACAATAATCTGTGCGGTAAAATTCCAACCGGATTGTCCAGTATCGCCGGTGCATCTGCGTTTGCTCATAACAAATGCCTGTGTGGCTCTCCGCTTCCAAGCTGCAGTAGGCGCCGATCATTTTAG
- the LOC107481713 gene encoding polygalacturonase inhibitor 2, which yields MNECMHLPCIQTSTINKPVRSPHFSSQRKIKTTLTTIIMHSSTIFQFCFLLQLVAIALCATQQCHPEDQKALLQIKKDLNNPTALSSWKTTADCCRHWKGVSCDRGKTHRVNFLNLDNIDMKPGHPLSIPPSIATLPYLNTIQLGPANFTGPIPRSLLNLTNLKDLSITSTLLSGTIPEFLSQITTLTDLSLSFNNLSGEIPASLSRLSHLQSLDLQSNSLSGPIPDIFNSFPNFSFLWLSSNQLSGKIPKSMGNINVTYLYLDNNKLEGDASMLFGSKKDTWTINLARNKLAFDLGKVEFSNNLQILDLSHNEIYGNIPQQLTTVRDLTSMDLSYNNLCGKIPGGGALSNIVASAYAHNKCLCGSPLPSCTRRRSF from the coding sequence atgaatgaatgcatgcatcTCCCATGCATCCAAACCTCAACTATAAATAAGCCAGTACGTTCCCCTCATTTTTCATCCCAACGCAAAATCAAAACTACTCTAACTACAATAATAATGCATTCCTCAACCATATTCCAATTCTGCTTCCTCCTCCAACTAGTGGCAATAGCACTCTGTGCCACACAGCAATGCCACCCTGAAGACCAGAAGGCGCTTCTCCAAATCAAGAAGGACTTGAACAACCCAACCGCCCTCTCCTCATGGAAGACCACGGCCGACTGCTGCCGCCACTGGAAAGGCGTCAGCTGCGACAGAGGCAAAACCCACCGCGTCAACTTCCTCAACCTCGACAACATAGACATGAAACCAGGTCACCCTCTCTCCATTCCTCCCTCCATCGCCACCCTCCCTTACCTTAACACTATCCAATTGGGCCCCGCCAACTTCACCGGCCCAATCCCACGCTCCCTCCTCAACCTCACCAACCTCAAAGACCTCTCCATCACCAGCACCCTCCTCTCCGGCACCATCCCGGAATTCCTGTCCCAAATCACCACCCTCACCGACTTAAGTCTCTCCTTCAACAATCTCTCCGGCGAGATCCCCGCCTCCTTGTCTCGCCTCTCCCACCTCCAATCCCTCGACTTACAGTCTAACAGCCTCAGCGGGCCCATCCCCGATATTTTCAACTCCTTCCCAAACTTCTCCTTCCTGTGGCTAAGCTCGAACCAGCTATCCGGGAAGATACCAAAGTCGATGGGGAATATAAACGTGACGTATCTGTACCTGGACAACAACAAGCTAGAGGGTGACGCTTCCATGTTGTTCGGGTCCAAGAAGGACACGTGGACGATAAACCTTGCGCGGAATAAGCTGGCTTTTGATCTGGGAAAGGTGGAGTTCTCCAATAACCTTCAAATATTGGATCTGAGTCACAATGAAATATATGGGAACATCCCTCAACAACTAACCACAGTGAGAGACTTGACTTCGATGGACCTGAGCTACAACAATCTGTGCGGTAAGATTCCAGGGGGAGGCGCCTTGTCGAATATCGTTGCATCTGCGTATGCTCACAACAAGTGCTTGTGTGGCTCCCCGCTTCCTAGCTGCACTAGGCGCAGATCTTTCTAG